In the genome of Flaviflexus ciconiae, one region contains:
- a CDS encoding glutamate--cysteine ligase translates to MDFAKSEQSTVGIEWELQLIDQDSNDLRQAAAYVMEQLKDQKFIQAEMLLNTVEVTSGVHHTIAGCIEDIRVGAEAVREVTDPLRIDIASAGSHPFANPAYQRVTDSDRYAELVNRTQYWGRQMLLFGTHVHVGIDRREKVLPIIRAMLTRGFHIQALSSSSPYWAGEHTQYASNRAMVFQQLPTSGTPRQFEQWHELEQYTSDLKKTGVIEHFNEVRWDIRPSPGWGTIETRVCDANTNIYELQAIAALIHCMVDHFSTEWDEGRELPWIPDWYVAENKWRASRYGMDAILVVDRDGNEEHVLDTVKRMVRRLEPTAEKLGCLEELSGINDILEIGAAYQRFIEVAKRNDGSLDAVVEHMRSEMKADKPLPSAFTSPERQGPR, encoded by the coding sequence ATGGATTTCGCGAAGTCTGAGCAGTCCACCGTCGGTATCGAGTGGGAGCTCCAGCTCATCGATCAAGATTCGAACGATCTGCGGCAGGCCGCCGCCTACGTCATGGAGCAGCTGAAAGACCAGAAGTTCATTCAGGCCGAGATGCTCCTCAACACCGTCGAAGTGACCTCTGGAGTGCACCACACCATCGCCGGCTGCATTGAGGACATACGTGTTGGTGCCGAAGCGGTCCGCGAAGTGACAGACCCGCTTCGCATCGATATTGCCAGTGCCGGTTCCCATCCGTTTGCGAACCCCGCCTACCAGCGGGTGACGGACTCCGACAGATATGCGGAACTCGTGAACCGCACCCAGTACTGGGGCCGGCAAATGCTCCTGTTCGGAACGCACGTCCACGTCGGCATCGACCGCCGTGAGAAGGTCCTCCCGATCATCCGCGCGATGCTGACCCGCGGTTTCCACATTCAGGCGCTGTCCTCCTCGTCCCCGTACTGGGCTGGTGAGCACACCCAGTACGCCTCAAACCGGGCCATGGTTTTCCAGCAGCTACCAACATCTGGAACGCCCCGCCAGTTTGAACAGTGGCATGAGCTGGAGCAGTACACGAGCGACCTGAAGAAAACTGGCGTGATCGAGCACTTCAACGAGGTCCGTTGGGACATTCGCCCGAGCCCGGGGTGGGGGACAATCGAGACCCGCGTGTGCGATGCCAACACCAACATCTATGAGCTCCAAGCCATTGCCGCTCTTATTCACTGCATGGTTGACCACTTCTCGACGGAGTGGGACGAGGGGCGGGAACTGCCCTGGATTCCCGACTGGTACGTTGCCGAAAACAAGTGGCGTGCCAGCAGGTACGGCATGGATGCGATTCTTGTTGTGGACCGGGATGGCAATGAGGAGCACGTCTTGGACACCGTCAAGCGGATGGTGCGGCGCCTCGAACCGACTGCAGAGAAGCTTGGTTGCCTGGAAGAGCTGTCGGGAATCAACGACATTCTGGAAATCGGTGCCGCCTACCAGCGGTTCATTGAAGTAGCTAAACGTAATGATGGCTCGCTTGACGCCGTCGTGGAACACATGAGGTCGGAAATGAAAGCGGACAAGCCGCTCCCGTCGGCCTTCACATCACCAGAGAGGCAGGGACCCCGTTGA
- a CDS encoding glutamine amidotransferase-related protein — translation MKPFLFLVCRPGGTVADRELSDIRAFGRLRERDLDVVHLDKPGPRPVLDDYSGVMISGSPYNIMTAPEAKPPTQVMTEEALTYICDEILERDFPTLGLCFGMQMLSQRAGGTLTRDFPEIISAPYISLTDEGKADPLLRGISDPFRAYTGHNEAVGVAPANATVLAYADLAPIQMIRFGKNMYGTQFHPEVGLESIQIRIEFYRGAYFPPNQHKQVLEECLSAYTDHTIVSRFVDTYRS, via the coding sequence GTGAAACCCTTCCTGTTCCTCGTATGTCGCCCGGGTGGCACGGTAGCCGATCGTGAACTGTCGGATATTCGTGCCTTCGGGCGGCTTCGAGAGCGCGACCTAGACGTCGTTCATCTCGACAAGCCGGGGCCCCGGCCTGTCCTTGACGACTACAGCGGAGTCATGATCTCCGGATCGCCGTACAACATCATGACGGCGCCCGAGGCAAAGCCGCCAACGCAGGTCATGACGGAAGAGGCCCTCACCTATATTTGCGACGAGATCCTCGAGCGGGACTTCCCGACCCTCGGCCTCTGCTTTGGCATGCAGATGCTGTCGCAACGCGCCGGTGGCACGCTCACCAGGGACTTTCCGGAGATCATTTCCGCCCCCTATATTTCCCTGACGGACGAGGGGAAAGCCGATCCGCTCCTGCGCGGAATTAGCGACCCATTCCGGGCCTATACGGGACATAACGAGGCAGTCGGTGTTGCGCCAGCAAATGCGACGGTGCTTGCCTACGCCGATCTTGCTCCGATCCAGATGATCCGGTTCGGCAAAAACATGTACGGCACCCAGTTTCATCCAGAGGTTGGTCTGGAAAGCATCCAGATCCGCATCGAGTTCTATCGCGGGGCCTATTTTCCCCCTAACCAGCACAAACAGGTCCTCGAGGAGTGCCTGTCCGCATACACTGACCACACTATTGTTTCCAGGTTCGTCGACACGTATCGGAGCTAA
- the pheT gene encoding phenylalanine--tRNA ligase subunit beta, producing MPLIPIDWLSAHVETPENLTAEQLAADLVKVGLEEEEIHRGEVTGPIVVGKVLTLAKEEQKNGKLINYCRVDVGEHNDAPGEGKEPAEMASRGIICGAHNFDVGDYVVVSLPGAELPGGFAISARKTYGHISDGMICSSKELGLGDDHDGIIVLAKANDDAAIASIPAPGEDAMGYLGLDRETLEINVTPDRGYCFSMRGVAREFSHSTGANFTDFGLPENLENPLPEPRGDENVRVDDVAPINGNVGCDRFVTRVVRGIDPTAKSPKWMTDRLTEAGMRPISLAVDVTNYVMLDLGQPLHAYDMDKMALPIVVRRAKDGEKLTTLDDVERTLHSEDLLITDTEGERILGLAGVMGGESTEISDSTVNVLIEAAHFDSISIARTSRRHRLPSEASKRFERGVDTQIAPVAAQKVVDLLVEYGGGTAGEEVTDLDNTVPYPAITFDPAEVTRLTGLTPDSAEVTRILQQIGCEVTGEFPLEVQPPTWRPDLVGPAHLVEEIARLIGYDEIESLVPASPAGRGLTDRQRRRRDMMRTLVEMGWTEVLSYPFVSSKTHDLQEIPAGDERRVALRLRNPLQDDVPLMRTSILDTLLNTAALNVARQNAGTAVVEAGVVTNPKGIASQAPLPGGARPSDEELAGLNAAIPNQPYRIAGVAVPQVHTGRAGLNAVTWDWRDAIEAVQSLARILGLKTTVHAESRAPFHPGRCARIEANGTVIGYAGELAPKVCERFDLPARSIAFEVDADVMDEVRGHEPIAVKAVETHPAAKEDIALVVADDVTSAAVEAIIREAGGDILEDVTLFDIYTGSQLEEGTKSLAYALVFRSDHTLTAEETAAARNRIVKQAGKALGATLRA from the coding sequence ATGCCACTCATCCCGATCGACTGGCTCTCCGCCCACGTTGAGACCCCCGAAAACCTGACCGCCGAACAGCTTGCCGCCGACCTCGTCAAGGTTGGCCTCGAAGAAGAAGAGATTCACCGCGGTGAGGTGACCGGGCCGATTGTTGTCGGCAAGGTCCTCACGCTCGCCAAAGAAGAGCAGAAGAACGGCAAACTCATCAACTACTGCCGCGTTGACGTCGGTGAGCACAACGACGCTCCCGGCGAAGGCAAGGAACCCGCCGAGATGGCTTCCCGCGGCATTATTTGCGGCGCCCACAACTTCGACGTAGGCGACTACGTCGTCGTGAGCCTCCCGGGTGCGGAACTACCCGGCGGCTTCGCTATCTCCGCACGCAAGACCTACGGCCACATTTCCGACGGCATGATTTGCTCGTCGAAGGAACTCGGCCTCGGTGACGATCACGACGGCATCATCGTTCTCGCCAAGGCAAACGATGATGCTGCGATCGCCAGCATCCCCGCGCCTGGCGAGGACGCCATGGGCTACCTCGGCCTGGACCGCGAAACCCTCGAGATCAACGTGACCCCGGACCGCGGCTACTGCTTCTCCATGCGTGGCGTTGCCCGCGAGTTCTCGCACTCCACCGGAGCGAACTTCACCGACTTCGGTCTGCCCGAGAATCTTGAGAATCCGCTCCCTGAGCCCCGCGGCGATGAGAATGTCCGCGTTGACGACGTTGCTCCGATCAACGGCAACGTCGGATGCGACCGCTTCGTCACCCGCGTCGTCCGCGGCATCGACCCGACCGCGAAGAGCCCGAAGTGGATGACGGACCGCCTGACGGAAGCCGGGATGCGGCCCATCTCGCTTGCCGTTGACGTCACGAACTACGTCATGCTGGACCTCGGTCAGCCGCTCCACGCCTACGACATGGACAAGATGGCTCTGCCGATCGTTGTTCGCCGTGCCAAGGACGGCGAGAAGCTGACCACCCTCGACGATGTTGAGAGGACCCTCCATTCGGAGGATCTCCTTATCACCGACACGGAGGGGGAGCGGATCCTCGGTCTTGCCGGCGTTATGGGTGGCGAATCCACCGAGATCAGCGACTCGACCGTGAACGTCCTCATCGAGGCCGCGCACTTCGACTCCATCTCCATTGCCCGCACCTCACGCCGTCATCGCCTCCCGTCGGAAGCTTCCAAGCGTTTCGAGCGCGGGGTTGACACGCAGATCGCTCCCGTTGCGGCCCAGAAGGTCGTCGACCTGCTCGTAGAATATGGTGGCGGCACGGCTGGGGAAGAGGTCACCGACCTCGACAATACCGTTCCCTACCCGGCCATCACCTTCGACCCGGCCGAAGTCACCAGGCTTACGGGCCTCACCCCGGACAGCGCAGAGGTGACTCGCATCCTCCAGCAGATCGGCTGCGAGGTGACCGGTGAATTCCCCCTCGAGGTGCAGCCGCCCACGTGGCGTCCCGACCTCGTTGGTCCCGCCCACCTCGTGGAAGAGATCGCACGGCTCATTGGTTACGACGAGATCGAGTCGCTCGTTCCCGCCTCCCCGGCAGGACGCGGCCTGACCGACAGGCAGCGCCGTCGCCGCGACATGATGAGGACCCTGGTCGAGATGGGGTGGACGGAAGTGCTCTCCTATCCGTTTGTGTCGTCCAAGACCCACGATCTCCAAGAGATCCCCGCGGGCGACGAGAGGCGCGTTGCTCTCCGCCTGCGCAACCCGCTCCAGGACGATGTTCCCCTTATGCGCACCTCGATTCTCGACACGCTACTGAACACGGCGGCCCTCAACGTTGCCCGTCAGAATGCCGGCACCGCAGTCGTCGAGGCGGGCGTCGTGACGAACCCGAAGGGCATCGCATCCCAGGCACCGCTTCCCGGTGGCGCCCGTCCCTCGGATGAGGAGCTTGCCGGGCTGAATGCCGCGATCCCGAACCAGCCGTACCGCATTGCAGGCGTTGCCGTTCCCCAGGTGCACACCGGACGCGCTGGTCTGAACGCCGTCACCTGGGATTGGCGCGATGCCATCGAGGCCGTGCAGTCTCTCGCTCGTATCCTCGGGCTGAAGACCACGGTTCACGCAGAGTCCCGTGCACCGTTCCATCCGGGACGCTGCGCCCGGATCGAAGCGAACGGCACCGTCATTGGCTATGCGGGCGAACTTGCCCCGAAGGTATGCGAACGCTTCGATCTTCCGGCACGCTCCATCGCCTTCGAGGTCGATGCGGACGTGATGGATGAGGTGCGCGGCCATGAGCCGATCGCCGTCAAGGCCGTTGAGACGCACCCGGCTGCGAAGGAAGATATCGCCCTTGTCGTGGCCGATGATGTTACATCGGCTGCCGTTGAGGCAATCATTCGTGAGGCCGGCGGTGACATCCTCGAGGACGTCACCCTGTTCGACATCTACACGGGAAGTCAGCTGGAGGAAGGGACGAAGTCCCTCGCCTATGCCCTTGTCTTCCGTAGCGATCACACGCTGACGGCGGAAGAGACGGCGGCGGCACGCAATCGGATCGTCAAGCAGGCCGGCAAGGCCCTCGGGGCAACCCTCCGCGCGTGA
- the pheS gene encoding phenylalanine--tRNA ligase subunit alpha, which yields MSQAPGLDPRDEAGVGAAVEAAQAAFSASTTFDELKTARLAHSGDNAPITLANQQIKGLDKADKPVAGKIMGMARKNIQAALAEATERLEAEAAERILVEETVDVTVPTRRAPLGARHPLSVLLEDISDFFVAMGWDIAEGPEVEHEWFNFDALNFGPDHPARQMQDTFYVDGVDEGGEVDRQDGLVLRTHTSPVQAHEMLERGAPIYVCVPGKTFRTDALDATHTPVFHQVEGLAVDKGLTMAHLKGTLDRLAKHLFGPDAKARLRPSFFPFTEPSAELDIWFPQKKGGAGWIEWGGCGMVNPNVLASAGIDPNEYSGFAFGMGVERALMLRHGIADMRDIVEGDVRFSAQFSTNGRSI from the coding sequence ATGTCTCAAGCACCGGGATTGGACCCGCGCGACGAAGCAGGAGTGGGCGCCGCAGTAGAAGCGGCACAGGCAGCATTTAGTGCCTCCACCACTTTTGACGAACTGAAGACCGCTCGGCTCGCCCACAGCGGCGACAACGCCCCCATTACCCTCGCCAACCAGCAGATCAAGGGCCTCGATAAGGCCGACAAGCCCGTCGCCGGCAAGATCATGGGAATGGCGCGCAAGAACATCCAGGCCGCGCTCGCGGAAGCGACTGAACGGCTTGAAGCTGAGGCCGCGGAACGGATTCTTGTGGAGGAGACCGTTGACGTGACGGTCCCGACGAGGCGTGCACCGCTTGGCGCCCGTCACCCGCTGTCGGTTCTGCTTGAAGACATCTCCGATTTCTTTGTTGCCATGGGCTGGGACATCGCCGAGGGGCCCGAAGTCGAGCACGAATGGTTCAACTTCGATGCGTTGAACTTCGGTCCGGACCACCCGGCGAGGCAGATGCAGGACACGTTCTACGTCGACGGTGTAGACGAAGGTGGCGAGGTTGATCGCCAGGACGGCCTCGTCCTACGCACTCACACCTCTCCCGTTCAGGCCCACGAGATGCTAGAGCGGGGAGCTCCGATCTATGTTTGCGTTCCCGGTAAAACCTTTCGCACCGATGCTCTTGACGCGACCCACACCCCGGTTTTCCACCAGGTCGAGGGCCTCGCGGTCGATAAGGGGCTGACCATGGCACACCTGAAGGGCACCCTGGACCGTCTTGCCAAGCACCTGTTTGGTCCCGACGCGAAGGCACGTCTGCGCCCCTCCTTCTTCCCGTTCACCGAGCCGTCCGCCGAGCTCGACATTTGGTTCCCCCAAAAGAAGGGCGGCGCCGGCTGGATCGAATGGGGTGGCTGCGGCATGGTCAACCCCAATGTGCTCGCCTCGGCAGGTATTGACCCGAACGAATATTCCGGCTTCGCATTCGGCATGGGAGTGGAGCGTGCACTCATGCTCCGCCACGGCATCGCCGACATGCGTGACATCGTCGAAGGAGACGTGCGTTTCTCCGCACAGTTCTCAACTAATGGAAGGAGCATCTGA
- a CDS encoding CsbD family protein — protein MGIDDKANNEFENASGKMKEGFGKATDNEDLEAEGKGEQLSAKAKNVGESVKDFAQEAGEKIKGTFKKD, from the coding sequence ATGGGTATTGATGACAAGGCCAATAACGAGTTTGAGAACGCCAGCGGCAAGATGAAGGAGGGCTTCGGTAAGGCTACCGACAACGAAGACCTTGAGGCCGAGGGTAAGGGCGAGCAGCTCAGCGCCAAGGCTAAGAATGTTGGCGAATCCGTGAAGGACTTCGCTCAGGAAGCTGGCGAGAAGATCAAGGGCACCTTCAAGAAGGACTAG
- a CDS encoding ABC-F family ATP-binding cassette domain-containing protein: protein MPGFAHSAVSRGNHIRVEGVSKSFPDRRVLTDVSFTVPSGSRACLVGENGSGKTTLLRILAGLDQDFVGSARVPGTVGHYHQEPPFPLSWTAREVIEDATSRQRAVLETIERSATDMARPDANREDLSRAADVYEAALAEAERLNAWDIDSIAERVLDAFGLSGIDLSRKALHMSGGQVARLSLAWLILKRPETLLLDEPTNHLDDRGSALLVSMLASWPGPVVIASHDRAFLDEVATVILDLDPAPSPFRDAPQDDSPGSGLGITSYTGTYTDYLDVREAERRRWEERFNEEQAALKEARARVGSSHSVGHSSRAPRTEAKIAKKFYSDRNAKVVSRRVKDAERALERLEEDQVRKPPKRLSFAGLSAGVEDKGAERADTGGDGGQRTILSANRLAIPGRLAPVSLDIREHDRLLITGENGSGKSTVLKILAGAVTEFDGTLHHPSRLTIASLAQEVGVIFERHTGAERRGSWREETVERLYVRAVGEERAEHVSLGTFGLIAGRDVQRRVGTLSTGQVRRLELSVLLANPPDILLLDEPTNHFSLKLATELEDSIPDYPGAVIVASHDRWLRERWEGRRLNLTQCGPGTA from the coding sequence GTGCCCGGTTTTGCTCACTCAGCTGTTTCCCGCGGTAACCATATCCGCGTTGAGGGCGTGTCGAAGTCTTTCCCCGATAGGCGCGTGCTGACAGATGTTAGCTTCACTGTCCCCTCCGGGAGCCGTGCCTGCCTGGTGGGCGAGAACGGTAGCGGTAAAACAACACTCTTAAGGATCCTGGCCGGGCTCGATCAGGACTTTGTTGGTTCAGCGCGCGTGCCGGGAACTGTCGGGCACTATCACCAGGAGCCGCCCTTTCCGCTGTCGTGGACCGCTCGGGAAGTTATAGAGGATGCCACAAGCAGGCAGCGTGCCGTGCTGGAGACGATTGAACGATCGGCGACGGATATGGCGCGACCGGATGCGAATCGAGAGGACCTATCTCGTGCCGCCGACGTCTACGAAGCTGCGCTGGCCGAGGCTGAGCGATTGAATGCGTGGGATATTGACTCCATTGCCGAGCGCGTTCTGGATGCCTTTGGGCTGAGCGGAATTGACCTGTCCCGAAAGGCTCTGCACATGTCGGGCGGTCAGGTGGCAAGACTGTCCCTCGCGTGGCTGATTCTCAAGCGGCCGGAGACACTTCTGCTTGATGAGCCGACGAACCACCTGGATGATCGGGGATCGGCCCTGCTGGTCTCGATGCTTGCGTCCTGGCCCGGGCCGGTTGTGATTGCGAGTCACGATCGAGCGTTCCTCGATGAAGTTGCCACAGTCATTCTTGATCTTGATCCTGCTCCGAGCCCGTTTCGGGATGCTCCGCAAGATGATTCACCGGGATCCGGCCTCGGTATCACGTCCTACACCGGTACCTACACGGACTATCTCGACGTGCGGGAAGCGGAAAGAAGGCGTTGGGAGGAACGATTTAATGAGGAACAGGCGGCGCTCAAGGAAGCTCGTGCACGGGTAGGGTCGTCCCACAGTGTTGGTCATTCATCCCGTGCTCCGCGCACCGAGGCCAAGATTGCGAAGAAGTTCTACTCGGACCGGAACGCCAAAGTGGTATCCCGGCGGGTCAAGGATGCTGAGCGTGCACTCGAACGGCTTGAAGAAGACCAAGTTCGCAAACCGCCGAAGAGGCTGAGCTTCGCGGGGCTCTCCGCCGGCGTTGAGGACAAAGGGGCCGAGCGGGCTGACACCGGTGGTGACGGGGGACAGCGGACGATTCTTTCCGCAAACAGACTCGCCATTCCGGGAAGGCTCGCACCCGTTTCTCTCGATATTAGAGAACATGACCGGCTCCTCATTACGGGAGAAAACGGTAGCGGTAAGTCAACAGTGCTGAAGATTCTGGCGGGGGCTGTTACCGAGTTTGATGGGACCTTACATCACCCAAGCCGACTCACGATCGCATCTCTGGCGCAGGAAGTGGGTGTGATCTTCGAGCGTCATACCGGAGCCGAGCGACGTGGCTCATGGCGGGAAGAGACTGTGGAGCGCCTCTACGTGCGTGCAGTTGGGGAAGAACGTGCTGAGCACGTATCGCTCGGCACCTTTGGCTTGATTGCGGGGCGAGATGTCCAAAGGCGCGTCGGTACCCTCTCGACCGGGCAGGTCCGCAGACTGGAGCTGTCTGTTCTTCTTGCAAATCCGCCGGACATCCTCCTGCTCGATGAACCAACGAACCACTTCTCGCTCAAGCTTGCCACCGAACTCGAGGACTCGATCCCTGACTATCCGGGTGCCGTCATCGTGGCAAGCCATGATCGTTGGTTACGAGAGCGGTGGGAGGGGCGCAGGCTCAACCTCACCCAGTGTGGCCCGGGCACCGCATAA
- a CDS encoding sugar phosphate isomerase/epimerase family protein, with protein MALTLGAYTACLHDRPLADALDVLKEAGLTGAEINVGGFIPSPHAPVDALLASQAARDEYLGLFDEKGIKLAGLTASGNSLNPLPDIGPRHHYDLKRGIELAGKLGVEELVCMSGAPGSDPDAKYPSWVVNPWDGVYGEILDYQHSVLDPYWREMDQRAQDNNVKLAIELHPHNTIFTPVGFMDFADRIDAKNVGVNMDPSHLMWQQMDSIEATRYLGDKVFHVHAKDTKIEPGVGIRGVLDTSHGRPPADESKRYPSGMNHWCQVWPEDPAWRFVHVGSGHDQAWWTEFLRAVYEINPNMNVNIEHEDGKFDNVTGLKLGADTLIAAEAAM; from the coding sequence ATGGCACTGACCCTTGGCGCATACACCGCCTGCCTCCACGATCGTCCCCTCGCTGATGCTCTCGATGTTCTCAAGGAAGCCGGCCTGACCGGTGCTGAGATCAACGTCGGCGGCTTCATTCCCTCCCCTCATGCACCCGTCGATGCTCTCCTCGCATCGCAGGCTGCCCGCGACGAGTACCTCGGCCTCTTCGACGAGAAGGGCATCAAGCTCGCTGGCCTTACCGCTTCCGGTAACTCCCTGAACCCGCTCCCGGACATCGGCCCCCGTCACCACTACGACCTGAAGCGCGGCATTGAACTTGCTGGCAAGCTCGGCGTGGAAGAGCTCGTCTGCATGTCCGGTGCACCCGGCTCCGATCCGGATGCGAAGTACCCCTCCTGGGTTGTTAACCCCTGGGATGGTGTCTATGGCGAGATTCTTGACTACCAGCACTCGGTGCTCGACCCGTACTGGCGCGAGATGGATCAGCGTGCACAGGACAACAATGTCAAGCTTGCAATCGAACTCCATCCCCACAACACGATCTTCACCCCCGTGGGCTTTATGGACTTCGCCGACCGTATTGACGCGAAGAACGTTGGCGTCAACATGGACCCCTCGCACCTCATGTGGCAGCAGATGGACTCGATTGAGGCCACCCGTTACCTCGGTGACAAGGTCTTCCACGTCCACGCCAAGGACACGAAGATTGAGCCCGGCGTCGGTATCCGTGGCGTCCTCGACACCTCGCACGGCCGCCCGCCGGCCGATGAGTCGAAGCGCTACCCGTCCGGTATGAACCACTGGTGCCAGGTATGGCCCGAGGATCCTGCATGGCGGTTCGTCCACGTTGGCTCCGGTCACGACCAGGCCTGGTGGACCGAGTTCCTCCGCGCCGTCTACGAGATCAACCCGAACATGAACGTCAACATCGAGCATGAGGACGGCAAGTTCGACAACGTCACCGGCCTCAAGCTCGGTGCCGACACCCTTATCGCAGCCGAAGCCGCGATGTAA
- a CDS encoding LacI family DNA-binding transcriptional regulator, whose amino-acid sequence MQAAITQSDVAREAGVSRGLVSLALADSPRVATETKERIREVAARLGYSRNFGAAALASSRSMLIGVVLPNLRNPYFESLVAAFQAESEARGYTVLAATASGDEARERAMLEHFQTMRVGGLILATPSRPASHYVSIASRLPLVIAGSPYDGGPAHVVHIDEFEAARIAVAHAVDRGYCRVVYLAEDVDSEAAGYRRAAIVAAAEAAGLEVDVMTPVASAEKFGTQAKREPGTVCIFAHNDYLAIDVVSQLRQAGIVPGSDVGIISYDNTFLARHAGFDLTSIDQQPDVQAKLALDAIEALAADSGPSGGDIVVSPQLVVRTSS is encoded by the coding sequence ATGCAGGCTGCTATTACCCAGAGCGACGTCGCCCGAGAGGCCGGCGTCTCGCGCGGGCTCGTTTCGTTAGCGCTGGCTGACTCCCCGCGAGTTGCGACCGAGACGAAAGAGCGTATTCGCGAGGTCGCGGCCCGGCTCGGATACTCCAGGAACTTCGGTGCGGCGGCCCTCGCCTCGTCGCGGAGCATGCTTATCGGTGTCGTTCTTCCAAACCTGCGCAATCCCTACTTTGAGTCGCTCGTTGCGGCCTTCCAAGCCGAAAGCGAAGCGCGCGGATACACGGTTCTTGCTGCAACCGCGTCAGGTGATGAGGCGCGGGAGAGAGCAATGCTCGAACACTTCCAGACCATGCGGGTCGGCGGCCTGATCCTTGCCACCCCATCACGCCCCGCAAGCCACTACGTTTCTATCGCTTCCCGGCTCCCTCTCGTTATTGCTGGGTCGCCGTACGATGGCGGGCCGGCACACGTTGTCCATATCGATGAGTTCGAGGCAGCGCGCATAGCCGTCGCCCACGCCGTGGACCGCGGCTACTGCCGCGTTGTTTACCTCGCAGAAGACGTCGACTCTGAGGCTGCCGGTTACCGCAGGGCGGCCATTGTTGCGGCGGCGGAAGCCGCCGGGCTTGAGGTTGATGTTATGACCCCCGTTGCGAGTGCGGAGAAGTTTGGCACGCAGGCGAAGCGGGAGCCCGGCACCGTCTGCATCTTCGCCCACAATGACTACCTCGCCATCGATGTCGTCTCCCAGCTCCGCCAAGCCGGTATCGTTCCCGGCTCCGATGTTGGCATTATCTCCTACGACAACACGTTCCTTGCCCGTCACGCTGGGTTTGATCTGACATCTATTGACCAGCAACCCGACGTTCAGGCGAAACTCGCACTCGATGCAATCGAGGCACTTGCCGCCGACAGCGGCCCGTCCGGCGGCGACATAGTGGTGTCGCCTCAACTCGTTGTCCGGACTTCCTCCTAG